The following coding sequences are from one Sulfitobacter sp. HNIBRBA3233 window:
- a CDS encoding pyridoxal phosphate-dependent aminotransferase: protein MQVSKRIDTLLGGGSDGWEVFNRARQMIASGEAVTELTIGEHDIRTAAPILQDMHRAAMAGHTGYASVPGIPALRDAIAARVTARTGVETRRENVMITPGGQAGLFATHMAVIDPGDTALYIDPFYATYPGTLRGASARPVAIRTRAEDAFEPRAEDIAAHADDARSLLVNSPNNPTGVVYSRATMEGIAQVCHDHDLWLISDEVYDTQVWEGAHLSPRALPGMAERTLVVGSMSKSHAMTGSRIGWIIGPEKIIGDLINLATHTTYGVPGYIQEAAHFALSLGPDFEAEIAEPFRRRRALAHRILAEQNAVGLIPSAGAMYLMLDVRSTGMSGEAFANALLDAHRIAVMPGESFGAAAAGHLRVAMTIEDAAFERALRTLCQFAKDCVDRG from the coding sequence CATCGGGGGAAGCGGTGACCGAGCTGACCATCGGCGAGCATGACATCCGCACCGCCGCGCCGATCCTTCAGGACATGCACCGCGCGGCGATGGCGGGCCATACCGGCTATGCCTCGGTGCCGGGCATCCCTGCCCTGCGCGATGCCATCGCGGCCCGTGTCACCGCCCGCACCGGCGTCGAGACGCGGCGCGAGAACGTGATGATCACGCCCGGCGGACAGGCGGGCCTTTTCGCCACCCATATGGCCGTGATCGATCCCGGTGATACCGCCCTCTATATCGATCCCTTCTATGCAACCTACCCCGGCACGCTGCGCGGCGCTTCCGCCCGGCCCGTGGCCATCCGCACCCGGGCCGAGGACGCGTTCGAGCCGCGTGCGGAAGACATCGCCGCCCACGCGGACGACGCCCGGTCGCTTCTGGTCAATTCCCCCAACAACCCGACCGGCGTGGTCTACAGCCGCGCCACGATGGAAGGGATCGCGCAGGTCTGCCACGACCACGACCTGTGGCTGATCTCGGACGAGGTTTACGACACACAGGTCTGGGAAGGCGCGCATCTGTCGCCGCGGGCGCTGCCCGGCATGGCCGAGCGCACGCTGGTTGTGGGATCGATGTCCAAAAGTCACGCGATGACCGGATCGCGCATCGGCTGGATCATCGGCCCCGAGAAGATCATCGGCGATCTGATCAACCTGGCCACGCACACGACCTATGGCGTGCCCGGCTACATCCAGGAGGCCGCACATTTCGCGCTCTCGCTCGGTCCCGATTTCGAGGCCGAGATCGCCGAGCCTTTCCGCCGCCGCCGCGCGCTGGCGCACCGCATTCTGGCGGAACAGAATGCCGTGGGTCTGATCCCCAGCGCCGGGGCGATGTATCTGATGCTGGATGTCCGCAGCACCGGGATGAGCGGCGAGGCTTTCGCCAATGCGCTGCTGGACGCGCACAGGATCGCGGTGATGCCCGGCGAAAGCTTCGGCGCGGCGGCGGCAGGCCATCTCAGGGTTGCCATGACGATCGAGGACGCAGCATTCGAGCGTGCCCTGCGCACCCTCTGCCAGTTCGCCAAGGACTGCGTCGACCGCGGCTGA
- a CDS encoding outer membrane protein: MKRMTKITAIAALSSTALGGAAFAGNLADPVIEQPVYETPAPVVPASDWTGFYGGVNLGYADINGDGGIDGNGGTYGIHMGYDYDFGNYVLGAEVEYDKLDIDLDGGAQADDVARLKLRGGYDLGSTLVYATAGAARVSTSIGDDTGAFVGVGAAYKVNEDFTVGAELLGHRFDDIEGSGLDANATTLNLRGSYRF; this comes from the coding sequence ATGAAACGCATGACAAAAATCACAGCAATCGCCGCCCTTTCCAGCACAGCGCTCGGTGGCGCGGCATTTGCAGGCAACCTGGCCGATCCCGTGATCGAACAGCCGGTCTATGAAACACCCGCACCCGTGGTTCCCGCCAGCGACTGGACCGGTTTCTACGGTGGTGTGAACCTCGGTTACGCCGACATCAACGGTGACGGCGGTATCGACGGCAACGGTGGCACCTACGGTATCCACATGGGCTACGACTATGACTTCGGCAACTATGTGCTGGGTGCAGAGGTCGAATACGACAAGCTCGACATCGATCTGGACGGCGGCGCGCAAGCCGACGATGTGGCACGTCTGAAACTGCGCGGCGGTTACGATCTGGGCAGCACACTGGTCTATGCGACAGCCGGTGCGGCACGCGTCAGCACGTCGATCGGTGATGACACAGGCGCCTTCGTCGGTGTCGGTGCGGCCTACAAGGTCAACGAAGACTTCACCGTCGGTGCAGAGCTTCTGGGCCACCGCTTCGACGACATCGAAGGGTCGGGCCTTGACGCCAACGCGACAACGCTGAACCTGCGTGGGTCCTACCGCTTCTAA
- a CDS encoding trimethylamine methyltransferase family protein, translating to MNVQTQARSGGRNARRAARAAALPDHLRPVRPGLSGGQYKPLTDADVQRIHTAALDALETIGLADAPPSGVAYLTGAGAVEGADGRIRFPRSVVEDALARANRDVTLNSRDGRNDLDLSGTRVHYGTAGAAVHMVDVDGRSYRDSTVQDLHDAARIVDVLDNIHFCQRPMVCRDIADNFEMDLNSVYACVTGTTKHVGVSFTDPSYVGPIVEMLHMIAGGEDAWRARPFVSNSNCFVVPPMKFATESCLVMKECIRHGLPVLLLSAGMAGATAPSTIAGAIVQAVAECLAGLVYVNAIAPGHPAIFGTWPFGLDLRTGAMTGGSGEQALLSAGCAQMHAFYGLPGGAAGGIADSKLPDMQAGWEQMCSNVMAGLSGLNMVYEAAGMHASLLGFCHESLILGDDLIGQALRCVRGIEVTDETLALDQIAQVCMGGPGHYLGTAQTLGRMQSDHCYPATGNRMSPKEWVEKDRPDLIATATARKEEILSKRSAAALDPRLDRALRERFRIHLPI from the coding sequence ATGAACGTCCAGACCCAAGCCCGCTCCGGTGGCCGCAACGCGCGCCGCGCGGCGCGTGCCGCCGCCCTGCCCGACCATCTGCGCCCCGTCCGTCCCGGCCTGAGCGGCGGGCAGTACAAACCGCTGACAGATGCAGATGTGCAGCGCATCCATACCGCGGCGCTCGACGCGCTGGAAACCATCGGCCTTGCCGACGCGCCGCCCTCCGGCGTGGCCTATCTGACCGGTGCGGGCGCAGTCGAGGGCGCGGACGGGCGCATCCGCTTTCCCCGCTCGGTCGTCGAGGACGCGCTGGCGCGCGCGAACCGCGATGTCACGCTGAACAGCCGCGACGGGCGCAACGATCTCGACCTCTCGGGCACGCGCGTCCACTACGGCACCGCTGGCGCCGCCGTGCATATGGTCGACGTCGACGGCCGCAGCTACCGCGACAGCACGGTGCAGGACCTGCACGATGCGGCGCGGATCGTCGACGTGCTGGACAACATCCATTTCTGCCAGCGCCCGATGGTCTGCCGCGATATTGCCGATAACTTCGAGATGGACCTCAATTCCGTCTATGCCTGCGTCACCGGCACCACCAAACATGTGGGCGTTTCCTTTACCGATCCGTCCTACGTGGGGCCCATCGTCGAAATGCTGCACATGATCGCGGGCGGCGAGGACGCGTGGCGCGCGCGCCCCTTCGTGTCGAATTCCAACTGCTTTGTCGTGCCGCCGATGAAATTCGCCACCGAAAGCTGTCTGGTGATGAAGGAATGTATCCGCCACGGCCTGCCGGTGCTGTTGCTCTCGGCGGGCATGGCCGGTGCCACCGCGCCCTCGACCATTGCGGGCGCCATCGTGCAGGCCGTTGCTGAATGCCTTGCCGGTCTTGTCTACGTCAACGCCATTGCGCCGGGCCATCCGGCGATCTTCGGCACATGGCCTTTCGGGCTGGACCTGCGCACCGGTGCGATGACCGGCGGGTCCGGCGAACAGGCGCTGCTGTCGGCGGGATGCGCGCAGATGCACGCCTTTTACGGCTTGCCCGGCGGTGCCGCGGGGGGCATCGCGGACAGCAAGCTGCCTGATATGCAGGCCGGGTGGGAGCAGATGTGCTCGAACGTGATGGCGGGCCTTTCGGGGCTCAACATGGTGTACGAGGCGGCGGGGATGCATGCCTCTCTGCTGGGGTTCTGCCACGAAAGCCTGATCCTCGGAGACGATCTGATCGGTCAGGCGCTGCGCTGCGTGCGCGGGATCGAGGTGACGGACGAAACCCTCGCGCTGGACCAGATCGCGCAGGTCTGCATGGGTGGGCCGGGACACTACCTCGGCACCGCGCAGACGCTGGGCCGGATGCAATCGGATCATTGCTATCCCGCGACCGGAAACCGGATGTCGCCGAAGGAATGGGTGGAAAAGGACCGGCCCGACCTCATCGCGACAGCGACCGCGCGCAAGGAGGAAATCCTGTCGAAACGCTCTGCCGCCGCACTTGACCCGCGTCTGGACCGCGCCCTTAGGGAGCGTTTCCGGATCCATTTGCCGATCTGA
- a CDS encoding vitamin B12-dependent ribonucleotide reductase has product MKIERKFTTEGQDAYAALDFVSTVSEIRNPDGSTVFKLDNVEVPRSWSQVASDVIAQKYFRKAGVPSKLKRVKEKGVPEFLWRSVPDEGAEMGGETSSKQVFDRLAGAWAYWGWKGGYFTTEEDARTYYDEMRYMLATQRAAPNSPQWFNTGLHWAYGIDGPAQGHYYVDYKTGKLTRSKSSYEHPQPHACFIQSVADDLVGDGGIMDLWVREARLFKYGSGTGTNFSSLRGEGEKLSGGGKSSGLMGFLKIGDRAAGAIKSGGTTRRAAKMVIVDADHPDIEDFINWKVLEEQKVASIVAGSKMHEQKLNLIFKAIAAWDGLEADAYDPAKNEALKNAIREAKKVAIPETYVKRVLDYAKQGHTSIEFPTYDTDWDSEAYNSVSGQNSNNSIRVTNAFLTAVEKDADWELLDRTTGKVSKTIRARDLWDQVGHAAWACADPGIQYHDTVNDWHTCPEDGAIRGSNPCSEYMFLDDTACNLASMNLLTFLKDGEFQVEDYMHASRLWTVTLEISVMMAQFPSKEIAQRSFDFRTLGLGYANIGGLLMNMGYSYDSDEGRALCGALTAIMTGVSYATSAEMAAELGAFPGYAKNAAHMLRVIRNHRNAAYGEATGYEKLSVKPVPLDHANCPQPGLVDVAMSTWDEALTLGEAHGYRNAQVSVIAPTGTIGLVMDCDTTGIEPDFALVKFKKLAGGGYFKIINQSVPAALEKLGYGSAQIEEIVGYAVGHGTIGNAPGINHTSLMGHGFGPNELEKVEAALGSAFDIRFVFNQWTLGEEFCTQVLGIPTEKLNDPTFDLLKSLGFSRKDIEAANDHVCGTMTLEGAPHLKAEHYGIFDCANPCGKKGKRFLSVNSHISMMAAAQSFISGAISKTINMPNDATIEDCQKAYELSWSLGVKANALYRDGSKLSQPLAAALVEDDDEAAETLESGSIQEKAAVLAEKIVEKVIVKEIVKSHREKMPERRKGYTQKAIVGGHKVYLRTGEYKDGSLGEIFIDMHKEGAGFRAMMNNFAIAVSVGLQYGVPLEEFVDAFTFTKFEPAGMVQGNDSIKNATSILDYIFRELAVSYLDRTDLAHVQPQGATFDDLGRGEDEGVANVSELSESAAAKSLEVLKQITSPGYLRNRVPQNFTVLQGGQSAIAQAVSSAAAEVAGDVAVMQPSTTVASGAVSMDARTKAKMQGYEGEACGECGNFTLVRNGTCMKCNTCGGTSGCS; this is encoded by the coding sequence ATGAAGATTGAACGTAAATTCACCACCGAAGGCCAGGATGCATATGCGGCGCTCGACTTCGTGTCGACCGTGTCGGAAATCCGCAATCCTGACGGATCCACAGTCTTCAAGCTCGACAATGTCGAAGTCCCGAGAAGCTGGAGCCAGGTGGCCTCCGACGTCATCGCGCAGAAGTATTTCCGCAAGGCCGGTGTTCCGTCCAAGCTCAAGCGCGTGAAGGAAAAAGGCGTGCCCGAGTTCCTGTGGCGCTCGGTTCCCGATGAGGGCGCCGAGATGGGCGGCGAAACATCGTCCAAGCAGGTTTTCGACCGTCTGGCCGGGGCATGGGCCTACTGGGGCTGGAAGGGTGGCTATTTCACCACCGAAGAGGACGCACGCACCTACTACGACGAGATGCGCTACATGCTGGCGACCCAGCGCGCGGCGCCCAACAGCCCGCAGTGGTTCAACACCGGCCTGCACTGGGCCTACGGCATCGATGGACCCGCGCAGGGCCACTATTACGTCGACTACAAGACCGGCAAGCTGACACGGTCGAAATCCTCCTACGAGCACCCGCAGCCGCACGCCTGCTTCATCCAGTCCGTGGCGGACGATCTGGTCGGTGACGGCGGCATCATGGACCTGTGGGTGCGCGAGGCGCGCCTGTTCAAATACGGCTCGGGCACGGGCACCAATTTTTCGTCTCTCCGTGGAGAGGGCGAGAAGCTGTCGGGCGGCGGCAAATCGTCCGGTTTGATGGGTTTTCTGAAGATCGGCGATCGTGCAGCCGGCGCCATCAAATCGGGCGGCACCACCCGCCGCGCGGCGAAGATGGTGATCGTCGATGCAGACCATCCCGACATCGAGGATTTCATCAACTGGAAGGTGCTCGAAGAGCAGAAGGTTGCGTCCATCGTCGCCGGCTCGAAAATGCACGAGCAGAAGCTGAACCTGATCTTCAAGGCGATTGCCGCCTGGGACGGTCTGGAGGCGGACGCCTATGATCCGGCGAAGAACGAGGCGCTGAAAAACGCCATCCGCGAAGCCAAGAAGGTCGCGATCCCAGAAACTTACGTCAAGCGCGTGCTGGATTACGCCAAGCAGGGCCACACCAGCATCGAATTCCCCACCTACGACACAGACTGGGATTCCGAAGCCTACAACTCCGTTTCGGGCCAGAACTCCAACAACTCGATCCGCGTGACCAACGCCTTCCTGACGGCGGTCGAGAAAGACGCCGACTGGGAACTGCTGGACCGCACCACTGGCAAGGTGTCCAAGACCATCCGCGCCCGCGACCTGTGGGATCAGGTCGGTCACGCCGCATGGGCCTGCGCCGACCCCGGCATCCAGTACCACGACACGGTCAACGACTGGCACACTTGCCCCGAGGACGGCGCGATCCGTGGCTCGAACCCGTGTTCGGAATACATGTTCCTCGACGATACGGCCTGTAACCTTGCCTCGATGAACCTGCTCACGTTCCTCAAGGACGGGGAGTTCCAGGTCGAGGATTACATGCACGCCAGCCGGCTGTGGACCGTCACGCTGGAAATCTCGGTGATGATGGCGCAGTTCCCGTCGAAGGAAATCGCGCAGCGGTCGTTCGATTTCCGCACGCTGGGTCTGGGCTATGCCAACATCGGCGGCCTGCTGATGAACATGGGGTATTCCTATGACAGCGACGAGGGCCGCGCGCTCTGCGGGGCGCTGACCGCGATCATGACCGGCGTGTCCTACGCGACCTCCGCCGAGATGGCGGCGGAGCTGGGCGCATTCCCGGGCTATGCCAAGAATGCCGCGCATATGCTGCGTGTCATCCGCAACCACCGCAACGCGGCCTATGGCGAGGCGACAGGCTACGAGAAGCTGAGCGTGAAGCCCGTGCCGCTCGATCACGCGAACTGCCCGCAGCCGGGTCTGGTCGATGTGGCGATGTCCACATGGGACGAGGCGCTGACGCTGGGCGAGGCGCACGGCTACCGCAACGCGCAGGTGTCGGTCATCGCGCCCACCGGCACCATCGGTCTGGTCATGGATTGCGACACCACGGGGATCGAGCCCGATTTCGCGCTGGTGAAGTTCAAGAAGCTTGCCGGTGGCGGCTATTTCAAGATCATCAATCAGTCGGTGCCGGCGGCACTGGAAAAGCTGGGCTACGGCTCGGCCCAGATCGAGGAAATCGTCGGTTACGCCGTCGGGCACGGCACCATCGGCAACGCGCCGGGGATCAACCACACCTCGCTGATGGGCCACGGTTTCGGACCCAACGAGCTCGAGAAGGTCGAGGCAGCACTCGGGTCCGCCTTCGACATCCGGTTCGTATTCAACCAGTGGACGCTGGGCGAAGAGTTCTGCACGCAGGTGCTGGGCATCCCCACCGAAAAGCTGAACGATCCGACATTCGATCTGCTGAAATCGCTGGGCTTCTCGCGCAAGGATATCGAAGCGGCAAACGATCACGTCTGCGGGACCATGACGCTGGAAGGGGCGCCGCACCTCAAGGCCGAACACTACGGCATTTTCGACTGCGCCAACCCCTGCGGCAAGAAGGGCAAGCGGTTCCTGAGCGTGAACAGCCACATCTCCATGATGGCCGCTGCACAGTCCTTCATCTCGGGGGCGATCTCGAAAACCATCAACATGCCCAACGATGCCACCATCGAGGATTGCCAGAAGGCCTATGAACTCAGCTGGTCGCTGGGGGTGAAGGCCAACGCGCTCTACCGTGACGGATCGAAACTGTCGCAGCCTCTGGCGGCGGCGCTGGTCGAGGACGACGACGAGGCGGCGGAAACGCTGGAGAGCGGCTCGATCCAGGAAAAGGCCGCGGTGCTGGCCGAAAAGATCGTCGAGAAGGTGATCGTCAAGGAAATCGTCAAATCCCACCGCGAGAAGATGCCGGAACGCCGCAAGGGCTATACCCAGAAGGCGATCGTCGGCGGGCACAAGGTCTATCTGCGCACGGGCGAGTACAAGGACGGCTCGCTTGGCGAGATCTTCATCGACATGCACAAAGAAGGGGCCGGGTTCCGGGCGATGATGAACAACTTCGCCATCGCGGTCTCCGTCGGTCTTCAGTACGGCGTGCCGCTGGAAGAGTTCGTCGACGCCTTCACCTTCACCAAGTTCGAACCGGCGGGCATGGTGCAGGGCAACGACAGCATCAAGAACGCGACATCGATCCTCGACTATATCTTCCGCGAACTGGCGGTCAGCTATCTGGACCGGACCGATCTGGCGCATGTCCAGCCGCAAGGGGCGACCTTTGACGATCTGGGCCGGGGCGAGGACGAGGGCGTGGCCAACGTCTCCGAACTGAGCGAAAGCGCGGCGGCAAAATCGCTCGAAGTGCTCAAGCAGATCACTTCGCCCGGTTACCTGCGCAACCGCGTGCCGCAGAACTTCACCGTGTTGCAGGGGGGCCAGTCGGCCATCGCGCAGGCGGTCAGTTCGGCAGCGGCGGAAGTCGCCGGCGACGTGGCGGTGATGCAGCCGAGCACGACAGTGGCTTCGGGGGCCGTGTCGATGGACGCGCGCACCAAGGCCAAGATGCAGGGCTACGAAGGCGAGGCCTGCGGCGAGTGCGGCAACTTCACACTGGTGCGCAACGGGACCTGCATGAAGTGCAACACCTGCGGCGGCACGAGCGGGTGCAGCTGA
- a CDS encoding DUF192 domain-containing protein has protein sequence MGNGNLGRRAFVLGVLSAPLVARGALAQSCPTGRVTITGSFGKAAFNVDIADTESTRAQGLMHVESMPLSQGMLFVYDRPQQMSFWMRNTLIPLDMLFLDDAGVIRHIHHRAQPLDESVISPGPMLLRGVLEINGGLARRLGIEEGDVLRHPAFVSEQEPWSCDTAD, from the coding sequence ATGGGAAACGGTAATCTCGGCAGACGCGCATTTGTCCTAGGGGTGCTGTCCGCGCCGCTTGTGGCGCGCGGCGCGCTGGCCCAGAGCTGTCCGACGGGGCGGGTTACGATCACCGGCAGCTTTGGCAAGGCCGCGTTCAACGTCGATATCGCAGATACCGAAAGCACGCGCGCGCAGGGGCTCATGCACGTCGAAAGCATGCCGCTGAGCCAGGGGATGTTGTTCGTTTACGACCGTCCGCAACAGATGAGCTTCTGGATGCGCAACACGCTGATTCCCCTCGATATGCTGTTTCTGGATGACGCGGGGGTGATCCGGCACATTCACCACCGCGCGCAGCCGCTGGACGAAAGCGTGATCTCTCCGGGACCGATGCTGTTGCGCGGTGTGCTTGAAATCAACGGCGGGCTTGCGCGGCGTCTGGGCATCGAAGAGGGCGACGTGCTGCGCCATCCGGCCTTTGTCAGCGAGCAAGAACCGTGGTCGTGCGACACGGCGGACTAG
- a CDS encoding cold-shock protein, with amino-acid sequence MDEQQVGPFRVVGSVKWFDPVKGFGFVVSDEGGPDILLHVNVLRNFGQSSVADGSRVTLMAHKTDRGVQAAEVVSITPPEGTQSALADIIGLNGEEIAKTPLEAARVKWFDKSKGFGFANVFGRSEDVFVHIDVLRQSGLSDLQPGEAIAMRVIDGKRGRMAAEVQAWETVISADAHLS; translated from the coding sequence ATGGACGAACAGCAGGTCGGACCTTTCAGGGTCGTGGGGTCGGTCAAATGGTTTGATCCGGTCAAAGGCTTCGGATTCGTCGTCTCCGACGAAGGCGGGCCGGACATCCTGCTGCACGTCAATGTGCTGCGCAATTTCGGGCAAAGTTCGGTCGCGGACGGGTCGCGTGTGACGCTGATGGCGCACAAGACAGACCGCGGCGTGCAGGCGGCGGAGGTCGTGTCGATCACCCCGCCGGAAGGCACGCAATCGGCGCTGGCGGATATCATCGGCCTGAACGGCGAAGAGATCGCGAAGACGCCGCTTGAAGCGGCGCGTGTAAAGTGGTTCGACAAATCCAAGGGCTTCGGGTTTGCCAATGTTTTTGGCCGGAGCGAGGATGTCTTTGTACATATTGACGTGCTGCGGCAGTCCGGCCTGTCCGATCTGCAACCGGGCGAGGCGATCGCGATGCGCGTTATCGACGGTAAAAGAGGCCGGATGGCAGCGGAGGTGCAGGCATGGGAAACGGTAATCTCGGCAGACGCGCATTTGTCCTAG